In Streptomyces pluripotens, the genomic window CCTACGGAAGGTGTCGTTCAGGGAGCGGTGCGAGGTGTCGGAGGCGGAGGACCGCAAGCCCCGGTCGGACGAGGCGCGGTACGACCCGGAGATCACGTCGGAGTTCGCCGTTCCCGAAGGCCTGGACGCCCCCAGAGCACCCGCCGAACCAGAGACGATCTCCGAGTTCGCCGTGCCGGAGGGACTGGTGGCGCCACAGTCGTCGGGCGCCGAGCCGGAGGGATCGGCGTTCAGCGCGCCGAGCACTTACGGCGCCGGGCCGGCCCCCACCGCGTTCACGCCGGCCACCGGAGTGCCGCTGGTCGGGCTGATCGGGGACGCTCCCTGGCAGGACCGGATGCGCACGATGCTGCGGATGCCGGTGACCGAGCGGCCGGCACCGGAACCGGTGCAGCGCGCGGAGGAGGGCGGTCCGGCCGTCCCGCGCGTGCTCGACCTGACCCTGCGCATCGGCGAGCTGCTCCTGGCGGGCGGTGAGGGAGCCGAGGACGTGGAGGCCGCGATGTTCGCGGTGTGCCGGTCCTACGGCCTGGACCGCTGCGAGCCCACCGTCACCTTCACCCTGCTGTCCATCTCGCACCAGCCCTCCCTGGTGGAGGACCCGGTGACGGCGTCCCGGACGGTGCGGCGGCGGATCACCGACTACACGCGTCTGGCAGCCGTGTTCCAGCTGGTGGACGACCTGACTGACCCGGAGACCCATGTCTCACTGGAGGAGGCCTACCGGCGCCTGGCGGAGATCCGCCGCAACCGGCACCCCTACCCCAGTTGGGCGCTGACCCTGGCCAGTGGTCTGCTGGCCGGGACCGCGTCGGTGCTGGTCGGTGGTGGTGCACTGGTGTTCGTCGCAGCGGCGTTCGGCGCGATGCTCGGGGACCGGCTGGCCTGGCTGTGCGCGGGACGCGGGCTGCCGGAGTTCTACCAGTTCACCGTGGCCGCGATGCCGCCCGCGGCGATCGGGGTCGCGCTCACGCTGGCACACGTCGACGTGAAGGCCTCCGCCGTGATCACCGGTGGGCTGTTCGCGCTGCTGCCCGGGCGAGCGCTGGTGGCAGGCGTACAGGACGGCCTGACGGGTTTCTACATCACCGCCTCCGCCCGCCTGCTGGAGGTCATGTACTTCTTCGTCGGCATCGTCGCCGGCGTGCTGGTCGTCCTGTACTTCGGCGTGAAGGTCGGCGGAAAGCTGAACCCGGACGCGACGCTCAGCATCACCGGACGGCCCCTGATCCAGATCGCGGCCTCCATGCTGCTGTCACTGACCTTCGCGGTGCTGCTGCAGCAGGAGCGGTCCACAGTGCTCTGGGTGACCCTCAACGGGGGCGTGGCGTGGTCCGTGTACGGCGCGATGCACTATGCCGGGAACATCTCGCCGGTGGCCTCGACGGCTGTGGCCGCGGGGCTCGTGGGCCTGTTCGGGCAGCTGCTGTCGCGGTACCGCTTCGCATCGGCGCTGCCGTACACGACGGCGGCGGTCGGTCCGCTGCTGCCCGGTTCGGCGACCTACTTCGGGCTGCTGTCGATCGCGCAGAACGAGGTGGACAAGGGTCTGGTGTCGCTGGCGAAGGCGGCTTCCCTGGCGCTGGCCATCGCCATTGGGGTCAATCTGGGGTCGGAGATCTCCCGGCTGTTCCTGCGGGTCGGTTCCGCCGGGAAGCGGAGGGCTGCCAAGAGGACCCGGGGGTTCTGACCCTCACTGGTTGCGAGGGTCATAGGGGTACTGCTGCTGGCCGTACTGCTGCTCCGGGTACTGGGGCTGCTGGAACTGGGGGTGCTGGAACTGGGGGTGCTGGTACTGGGGGTGCTGGTACTGGGGCTGATCGTAGTACTGATTGTTCCAGTCCTGCTGCTGCGGCTGCTGATCCTGCTGCTCGTACCGCTGGCCGTACTGCTCCTCGGGCTCGATGCGGCGCAGGCGGGTCGTGGCGTCGTCCAAGACCGGGGGCTGCTGCTGGTACTGGTACTGAGGGTGGGACTGCTGGTACTGGGACTGCTGGAACTGGGGGTGGGGCTGGGGCTGCTGGTACTGGGACTGCTGCGAGGACGGCGGCTCGGTGGGGTCGGTCCGCTCGGCCTTGCTGTTCTTGCCACGGGCCCGGAGGAACTCGATCGCGATCGGGACCACCGAAACGAGGATGATCAGCATGAGGATCGACTCGATGTGCTTCTTGACGAAGTCGATGTTGCCGAGCCAGGAGCCGAGCAGGGTGACGCCCGCGCCCCACAGCACGCCACCCATGACGTTGAAGGTCAGGAACGGGCGGTACCGCATACCACTCACGCCGACGACGATCGGCGTGAACGTGCGCACGATCGGGACGAAGCGGGCCAGGACCAAGGACTTCGGCCCGTACTTCTCGAAGAACTCATGCGCCTTGGTGACGTTCTCCTGTTTGAACAGGCGTGAGTCCGGCCGGTTGAACAGGGACGGTCCGACCTTTCTACCGAACATGAAACCCGCCTGGTCGCCCAGGACCGCGGCCAGGCAGATCAGCGCGATGGCGGCCCACAGCGGGAAGTCCAGCTGCTTCGACGTGATCAGCAGACCGCAGGTGAACAGCAGCGAGTCGCCCGGTAGGAAGAACCCGATGAGCAGGCCGGACTCGGCGAAGACGACGAGCAGCAGACCCCAGATGCCGTAGGTGTCAAGCAGATAGTTGGGGTCCAGCCAGCTCGGGCCGAGGGCGAGTGTCGTCACGAGTCCGGCTCCTGGGAGGGTGAAGGGAACTTCGGCGGCCGTGTGGGGCCGTACAAAGCTACCAACGCGAGGTGGCCACCACAGGTTCCACCGGTGCCTCCAGGATGCACTGTGGGCCGACTCGGAGAAAGCTGTGCCCCATGGGACTCGATGAGTACGGCGGTGGCCAGGAACCCGCGTCGGATGTGCTGGTCGTGACGACGAACGACGTACCCGGGTACCGGGTGCAGGAGGTGCTCGGCGAGGTCTTCGGGCTGACCGTGCGCTCCCGGCACCTCGGGAGCCAGATCGGCGCCGGGCTGAAGTCGATGATCGGCGGCGAGCTGAAGGGGCTCACCAAGACGCTCGTGCAGACCCGCAACCAGGCCATGGAACGCCTGGTGGCACAGGCACGCGCACGCGGGGCCAACGGGGTACTCATGTTCCGCTTCGACGTGGCGGAGGCCGCGGACGTCGGCACCGAGGTGTGCGCCTACGGCACGGCGGTGGTGCTGGCCCGGGAGTGACCCCGTCCGCCCCGGGCCGGGACCGGCCTCCCGCGGCAACCGATCCCGCGGTGCGACCCGTCCCGACCACTCGTGCAGGACGACCCGCCGCTTGGCGGCTCAGGCGGTGCGACGGTCGGCGTTGATGAGGATCGCGTCACGCAGGTGCTCGGCGAGCCCGGGCCGCATGGCGTCGTAGTACGCCGTGAAGCGCTCGTCGGAGACGTACATCTCCCCGAGGCACCGGTGCATCTCGTACGGGCACTCGTAGAACCACCTGCTGATGTGCTGCCGGTGTTCCTCGGCCAAGTCCGTGGCGGCCTCGCTGCCCGCCGGCTCACCCGCGGCCACCAGCGCGACGTACCGCTCGTTCCAGGCGTCGCTCTCGGCCTTGATGCGCTTCCAGTCCTCCTTGGAGTAGCGGGTGGTACGGCGCTGGGACTCGGTCCACGCCTCGGTGTCCCCCCACCGCTGCTCCGCCTCCTCGGCATATTCCTCGTTGAAGGGGTCCTGGTCCCCGAAGACCTCGAAACGCTCCTCGGGCGTGAGGTTGATTCCCATCTTGCGTGCCTCCATGGCGTGCTCCACGGCCGCGGCCATCTTCTGCAGCTTCTCGATCCGGGCGGTCAACAGTTCGTGCTGGCGGCGCAGGTGCGCGCTCGGGTCACCTCTGCCGGTCTCCAAGTCGTCGAGCAGGACCGCGACCTCGTCGAGCGGAAAGCCGAGCTCCCGATAGAACAGGATCTGCTGGAGCCGGTCGAGGTCGGCGTCGTTGTAGCGCCGGTGCCCGGCGTACGTGCGCTCGCCGGGCACGAGCAGGCCGATCTCGTCGTAGTGGTGCAGGGTACGCACCGTGACCCCGGCAAACCCCGCGACCTGTCCCACGGAGTAGCTCACTTTTCCGCTCCTTCGGTCGGTACGCCCCCACGTTGCGGCCTCACGCCACGTGAGGTGCAAGTCCGGGTCATTCCCGGGGCAAATCGGGGTCGTTCCGGATGTTGGGCCGCCGTCGTCCGCTTATGGTGGCCGAGAGGAGGTCCCCATGGCCCTGCACAAAGGTCCCGCGAAGCACGAAGAGCGGACGATGTCGGTCAACCCGTTCTTCGGCGAGGCCAACCCCGTCGGCGGCATGACCGAGGCCCCGCCCACACACCGACTGCCCGATGCCCCGCTGCCCCCGTCCACGGCCTACCAGTTGGTCCACGACGAGCTGATGCTCGACGGCAACTCCCGGTTGAACCTGGCCACCTTCGTCACCACCTGGATGGAGCCGGAGGCCGCGGTGCTGATGGCGGAGTGCCGGGACAAGAACATGATCGACAAGGACGAGTACCCGCGCACGGCCGAGCTGGAACGTCGCTGTGTGGCGATGCTCGCCGATCTGTGGAACGCGCCGGACCCGTCGGCGGCGGTGGGCTGTTCGACGACCGGATCGAGCGAGGCGTGCATGCTCGCCGGAATGGCGCTGAAGCGCCGCTGGGCGACTCGGAACGCTGACCGGTACCCGGGCGCGCGGCCCAACCTGGTCATGGGGATCAACGTCCAGGTGTGCTGGGAGAAGTTCTGCAACTTCTGGGAGGTGGAAGCCCGGCAGGTCCCGATGGAGGGCGACCGCTACCACCTGGCCCCCGAGGCAGCCGCCGAGCTGTGTGACGAGAACACCATCGGGGTCGTCGGCGTCCTCGGCTCGACCTTCGACGGCTCCTACGAGCCGATCGCGGCGCTGTGCGCGGCACTGGACGACCTCCAGGAGCGCACCGGGCTGGACATCCCGGTGCATGTGGACGGAGCGTCCGGCGCCATGGTGGCGCCCTTCCTGGACGAAGATCTGGTGTGGGACTTCCGTCTCCCCCGCGTGGCCTCGATCAACACCTCCGGACACAAGTACGGGCTGGTGTACCCGGGGGTCGGCTGGGCCCTGTGGCGGGACAGGGAGGCGCTGCCCGAGGAGTTGGTCTTCCGGGTCAACTACCTGGGCGGCGAGATGCCCACCTTCGCGCTGAACTTCTCCCGCCCCGGCGCCCAGGTCGTGGCGCAGTACTACTCGTTCCTGCGGCTGGGCCGCGGAGGTTACCGGGCGGTGCAGCAGTCGACGCGGAACGTGGCACGCTCGCTCGCCGAACGGATCGAGGCGCTCGGCGACTTCCGGCTCCTCACCCGCGGGGACGAACTGCCGGTATTCGCGCTCACCACGGCCGACGACGTCAAGGCCTTCGACGTCTACGACGTCTCCCGGCGGCTACGCGAGCACGGCTGGCTGGTGCCTGCGTACACCTTCCCGGCCAACCGTGAGGACCTGTCGGTGTTGCGGGTCGTGTGCCGCAACGGCTTCTCGCACGACCTGGCCGACCTGTTCATCGACGACCTGTCCCGGCTGCTGCCGGAGCTGCGTCAGCAGCAAGGACCGCTGACCGGGGACAGGGCGACGGAGACCGGCTTCCACCACTAGGAGAATCCGGCCAGTGGTCGTTCCCGGGGTGCCACTCGGTCATTCCCGGGGTGCCGCTGACCCATCGCGAAGGGGTTCTCCCGGTCCGGTCATCGCCGCACACGCCCGTGAACGGTTGGCCCTTCCCCCTGAACGGCCACGCGCCCACCGCCGGGTCACCGGTCAGCCCCTGCGGCCCGGCCGTGGCCGGGCCCGTTCAGCCCTAGCCCTGCCCTTGCTGCCCCTCCCGTTCCAGGGCCACCAGCTCGAAGGCGGTCCTCCCGTCCAGGGACTCACGGATGATGTCGGCGTGGCCGGCGTGCCGGGCCGTCTCCCGGATCAGGTGCAGGCACAACCAGCGCAACGACACCCGGCCCTGAGGCGGGAACCACGGGTCGGGCGGCAGGGGGAAGGTGTCGTCCAGGGTGGCCACGGACCGGATGAACTTCTCCGTCTCGGCGGCGACCTCTTCCCAGTACGCCAGCTGCGATGCGACCGTTTCGTCGTCGGCGAGCCGGAAGCACTCGCTCCAGTTCGACTGGTCGCGTTGCACGGCCGGCGGCTCCTGTTTCGCACGGGCCACCCAGCCCTGCTCGGTCTCGGCAACGTGCTTGAGCAACCCGCCCAGGGACAGCTCACTGGCGCTGGGACGGGAGCGAGCCTGCTCCTCCGTCAAGCCGAGCACCGCCCGGCGGATGCCACCACGCTGTTCCTCCAGGAACGACAACAGCGCCCCGCGCTCATCGCCCTGCGCCTCCGTCGGCACGTGAGTGACCATGGCCTACCGCCTTTCGTCGGGTCGGTTCGCCGGGGTCCGTTTCCCCGGCACCGATGACGTTACGGGCTATTGCGGTCAGGTTCTGTCCGCAATAGCCCGGCCCTCCCGCACAGGGCTAGATCCAATGCCGTGTAGTTAGCGCTGGGTGTGCATCGTCAAGGGGTGCGGGTGGTCAGGATGTCGATGCTGATGGTGCCCTTGTAGCTGGTCCTGTCGATGGTGCCTCGGGCGTTGTACTTCGAGATGGCCCGTTTGACGACGCGTGGCCGGGTGCGGATGCGCCGGTCGGGCATGAGGTCGGCCAGGACCCGGCGGCCGATGATGCCGACGAGGTCGACGGCCGTGTCCTTGAAGACGCCTGCGGCTTGGACCAGCAGGTCGCGGGCGGTGTTCAGGGCGATGGAGAAGCTGGCCCGGTCGGGGTCGGTGTCCGGGCGGATGCCGGTGGCATCCGCCATGGCCAGTCGCAGGACCTGGTAGGTGACCAGCAGTGCGAAGACTTCCTGCGCGACGCCGGCAGGGGTTTGGGCGCGAAGGACCCGACCGCCCAGGATGGTGGACTTGATCTCCAGGTAGGAGGTCTCGACCTCCCATCGCTCGTGGTAGAGCCTGATCAGCTCGGCGGCGGGGTGCGTCTGGGAGTCGGTCAGGGTTGTGACGAGACGGTAGGTGGCGGTGCGGCGTCCCTGGGAGGTGCTGACGGTGATCTCGCAGTCGACGACGCGGACCGCAACGGCGCCGAGCCTGGACAGGTAGGAGCCGTCAGGGAAACGCTGCAGGACCGGCAGCCTGCGGTGTTCTTTCACGCGGACCAGGACGTGCGCGCCCGTCCCGGTGATCGCCTCAACCAGTGCCTGGACGGCGAAGTTCCGATCCAGCAGAACGATCATGCCCTCGCGCAGGCTGCGGACCAGGCTCGGTGCATAGAACGTCTCCCCGTTCGCGGTCGGCCCGAACACCGCGTCCAGGACGGTACGGGTGCCGCAGGACACCAGAACCAGCAGACGGAGCGAAGGGGTATCCCACCCCGCCGTTGTTGCAGCGGTGCCTGATGAACTCGGCCTGGTTCGCCGGGCTGTCGGGCACAGCCACCAGCGTGCCGTCGACAGCGCAGACGAGCAGGCCCCGCCACCACGCTCCCACGGTGCCGATCCCGGCGGCCGGTCCCCGCAGCAGGTCGAGCAAGCAGCGCAGCGGCCCGGTCCCGACCCGCCTGCGGGCCTGCGCCAGCGCGCCGGCCGTCGGAGTTGCTGTCTGCAGTCCTTCCAGACCTGCCGTCAGCCGCTGCCACACCTGCTGCCAGCCGATCCCGGGGAACAGGACCCCGGCCAGCAGCAGATACACCACCACACGAGAAGGAAGGTCGCGTATCCGCTGCTGTGTC contains:
- a CDS encoding DedA family protein yields the protein MTTLALGPSWLDPNYLLDTYGIWGLLLVVFAESGLLIGFFLPGDSLLFTCGLLITSKQLDFPLWAAIALICLAAVLGDQAGFMFGRKVGPSLFNRPDSRLFKQENVTKAHEFFEKYGPKSLVLARFVPIVRTFTPIVVGVSGMRYRPFLTFNVMGGVLWGAGVTLLGSWLGNIDFVKKHIESILMLIILVSVVPIAIEFLRARGKNSKAERTDPTEPPSSQQSQYQQPQPHPQFQQSQYQQSHPQYQYQQQPPVLDDATTRLRRIEPEEQYGQRYEQQDQQPQQQDWNNQYYDQPQYQHPQYQHPQFQHPQFQQPQYPEQQYGQQQYPYDPRNQ
- a CDS encoding YbjQ family protein; the encoded protein is MGLDEYGGGQEPASDVLVVTTNDVPGYRVQEVLGEVFGLTVRSRHLGSQIGAGLKSMIGGELKGLTKTLVQTRNQAMERLVAQARARGANGVLMFRFDVAEAADVGTEVCAYGTAVVLARE
- a CDS encoding glutamate decarboxylase, which gives rise to MALHKGPAKHEERTMSVNPFFGEANPVGGMTEAPPTHRLPDAPLPPSTAYQLVHDELMLDGNSRLNLATFVTTWMEPEAAVLMAECRDKNMIDKDEYPRTAELERRCVAMLADLWNAPDPSAAVGCSTTGSSEACMLAGMALKRRWATRNADRYPGARPNLVMGINVQVCWEKFCNFWEVEARQVPMEGDRYHLAPEAAAELCDENTIGVVGVLGSTFDGSYEPIAALCAALDDLQERTGLDIPVHVDGASGAMVAPFLDEDLVWDFRLPRVASINTSGHKYGLVYPGVGWALWRDREALPEELVFRVNYLGGEMPTFALNFSRPGAQVVAQYYSFLRLGRGGYRAVQQSTRNVARSLAERIEALGDFRLLTRGDELPVFALTTADDVKAFDVYDVSRRLREHGWLVPAYTFPANREDLSVLRVVCRNGFSHDLADLFIDDLSRLLPELRQQQGPLTGDRATETGFHH
- a CDS encoding threonine/serine ThrE exporter family protein produces the protein MSEAEDRKPRSDEARYDPEITSEFAVPEGLDAPRAPAEPETISEFAVPEGLVAPQSSGAEPEGSAFSAPSTYGAGPAPTAFTPATGVPLVGLIGDAPWQDRMRTMLRMPVTERPAPEPVQRAEEGGPAVPRVLDLTLRIGELLLAGGEGAEDVEAAMFAVCRSYGLDRCEPTVTFTLLSISHQPSLVEDPVTASRTVRRRITDYTRLAAVFQLVDDLTDPETHVSLEEAYRRLAEIRRNRHPYPSWALTLASGLLAGTASVLVGGGALVFVAAAFGAMLGDRLAWLCAGRGLPEFYQFTVAAMPPAAIGVALTLAHVDVKASAVITGGLFALLPGRALVAGVQDGLTGFYITASARLLEVMYFFVGIVAGVLVVLYFGVKVGGKLNPDATLSITGRPLIQIAASMLLSLTFAVLLQQERSTVLWVTLNGGVAWSVYGAMHYAGNISPVASTAVAAGLVGLFGQLLSRYRFASALPYTTAAVGPLLPGSATYFGLLSIAQNEVDKGLVSLAKAASLALAIAIGVNLGSEISRLFLRVGSAGKRRAAKRTRGF
- a CDS encoding transposase, producing MSCGTRTVLDAVFGPTANGETFYAPSLVRSLREGMIVLLDRNFAVQALVEAITGTGAHVLVRVKEHRRLPVLQRFPDGSYLSRLGAVAVRVVDCEITVSTSQGRRTATYRLVTTLTDSQTHPAAELIRLYHERWEVETSYLEIKSTILGGRVLRAQTPAGVAQEVFALLVTYQVLRLAMADATGIRPDTDPDRASFSIALNTARDLLVQAAGVFKDTAVDLVGIIGRRVLADLMPDRRIRTRPRVVKRAISKYNARGTIDRTSYKGTISIDILTTRTP
- a CDS encoding DinB family protein; protein product: MVTHVPTEAQGDERGALLSFLEEQRGGIRRAVLGLTEEQARSRPSASELSLGGLLKHVAETEQGWVARAKQEPPAVQRDQSNWSECFRLADDETVASQLAYWEEVAAETEKFIRSVATLDDTFPLPPDPWFPPQGRVSLRWLCLHLIRETARHAGHADIIRESLDGRTAFELVALEREGQQGQG
- a CDS encoding MerR family transcriptional regulator → MSYSVGQVAGFAGVTVRTLHHYDEIGLLVPGERTYAGHRRYNDADLDRLQQILFYRELGFPLDEVAVLLDDLETGRGDPSAHLRRQHELLTARIEKLQKMAAAVEHAMEARKMGINLTPEERFEVFGDQDPFNEEYAEEAEQRWGDTEAWTESQRRTTRYSKEDWKRIKAESDAWNERYVALVAAGEPAGSEAATDLAEEHRQHISRWFYECPYEMHRCLGEMYVSDERFTAYYDAMRPGLAEHLRDAILINADRRTA